A portion of the Apteryx mantelli isolate bAptMan1 chromosome 29, bAptMan1.hap1, whole genome shotgun sequence genome contains these proteins:
- the IDO2 gene encoding indoleamine 2,3-dioxygenase 2, with product MASSGENEETPLPFTLSRFQVSEDYGFLLPNPLMELPAPYGPWMEIASSLPQLIASRQLRSRLHQMPQLSAGDLSGREELHLAHLVLSFLTMGYLWQEGEEGTVKVLPRNLAVPFWEVSQRLGLPPILSHADFVLANWKRKTPGGPLEIENLDPIISLPGGESLRGFILVTLLVEKAAVPGIKAIAQAINALLQLDEETLHKALQQLAGAVGDMSKALRRMHDYVDPAVFYSVIRIFLSGWRDNPAMPHGLVYQGVSEEPLAYSGGSAAQSSVLHAFDELLGIRHSAESTAFLHRMRDYMPPPHRAFVEEIQRAPSLRQHVLSSRNGKLCAAFNQCVSALTDFRTHHIAIVTKYITTAAAKAKAGRGEPADGAGPPPGKPPSLLEAKGTGGSHIFRFLKSVRDTTREGMISA from the exons ATGGCGTCGAGCGGTGAAAACGAGGAGACCCCACTGCCGTTCACGCTGAGCAGGTTTCAGGTCTCGGAGGATTACGGCTTCCTTCTTCCGAATCCCCTG ATGGAGCTGCCGGCTCCCTACGGGCCGTGGATGGAGATCGCCAGCAGCCTGCCTCAGCTCATCGCCAGCCGCCAGCTCCGCTCGCGCCTCCACCAG ATGCCCCAGCTGAGCGCCGGGGACCTCAGCGGGCGCGAAGAGCTGCACTTGGCTCACCTGGTGCTCAGCTTCCTCACCATGGGCTACCTCTGgcaggagggcgaggagggcacCGTCAAG GTCCTGCCCCGAAACCTGGCCGTCCCCTTCTGGGAGGTCTCGCAGCGCCTTGGCCTCCCCCCCATCCTCAGCCACGCCGACTTCGTGCTGGCCAACTGGAAGAGGAAGACCCCAGGCGG GCCTCTGGAAATTGA AAATCTGGACCCCATCATTTCCCTGCCCGGCGGAGAGAGCCTGAGAGGGTTCATCCTCGTCACCCTCCTGGTGGAGAAGGCAGCCGTGCCCGGGATCAAG GCGATCGCTCAGGCCATTAACGCCCTCCTGCAGCTTGACGAAGAGACCCTGCATAAAGCCCTGCAGCAGCTGGCAGGGGCCGTTGGGGACATGAGCAAGGCTCTGAGGCGGATGCACG ATTATGTGGATCCAGCAGTGTTTTACTCTGTGATCCGGATCTTTCTCTCCGG ctggaGGGACAACCCGGCGATGCCGCACGGGCTGGTCTACCAAGGCGTCTCGGAGGAGCCCTTGGCGTActccggcggcagcgcggcgcagAGCTCCGTCCTCCACGCCTTCGACGAGCTCCTGGGGATTCGCCACAGCGCGGAAAGCA CCGCGTTCCTGCACAGGATGAGGGACTACATGCCCCCTCCCCACCGAGCCTTTGTGGAAGAGATCCAGCGCGCCCCATCCCTGCGGCAGCACGTCCTCTCCTCCAGGAACGGGAAGCTCTGCGCTGCCTTCAACCAGTGCGTCTCTGCCCTGACGGACTTCAGGACCCACCACATCGCCATCGTCACCAAGTACATCACCACCGCGGCCGCCAAGGCCAAGGCCGGGAGGGGGGAGCCCGCCGACGGGGCCGGCCCCCCGCCGGGGAAGCCACCTTCCTTGCTGGAAGCCAAGGGGACTGGCGGTTCACACATCTTCAGGTTCCTCAAGAGCGTCAGGGACACGACGAGGGAAGGGATGATAAGTGCCTGA